The following are encoded in a window of Gemmatimonadota bacterium genomic DNA:
- the soxR gene encoding redox-sensitive transcriptional activator SoxR produces the protein MSELLTIGEVAKRSGVAASALRYYEERRLIRAERAGSGHRRFPRSVLRRIAFIVYAQRVGLTLDEIGEGLARLPPDKAPSRREWARLSRGWTERIDSRIAELERLRGSLTECIGCGCLSLARCALANPEDRMARLGPGPRLWVGDRPT, from the coding sequence ATGTCCGAGCTCCTGACGATCGGCGAGGTGGCGAAACGAAGCGGAGTGGCCGCTTCCGCGCTGCGTTATTACGAGGAGCGGCGCCTGATCCGCGCCGAGCGCGCTGGCTCGGGCCATCGGCGCTTCCCGCGATCGGTGCTGAGGAGGATCGCCTTCATCGTCTACGCCCAGCGGGTCGGCCTCACGCTGGACGAGATCGGAGAGGGGTTGGCGCGCCTGCCCCCCGACAAGGCCCCCTCACGGCGCGAATGGGCGCGCCTGTCCAGGGGCTGGACCGAGCGCATCGACAGCCGCATCGCCGAGCTCGAGCGGCTGCGCGGGAGCCTCACCGAGTGCATCGGCTGTGGCTGTCTGTCGCTGGCCCGCTGTGCGCTCGCCAACCCGGAGGACCGCATGGCGCGGCTGGGGCCCGGTCCGCGCCTCTGGGTGGGCGATCGACCCACCTGA
- a CDS encoding tetratricopeptide repeat protein, with protein sequence MTFFDELKRRRVVRVGLVYGAFAFAALQGADVLVEALGLPTWALRAMAIGLIVGFPAALALAWLFQITPAGVRKAADTRAEDAGRAAWLTPASMVAVAVLVLAGAAGGWMVRSLTGGSSGDALLAVGGPSIAVLPFNNLSGNPESDYFGDGLAEELLNALARIPDLKVAARTSAFAYRGRDVDVRVVGRDLGVRTVLEGSVRQSGDSVRIIARLYDTEEGIQVWSNDFGGRLDDVFAVQDSISRTIARSLEVTFTEDARRSIRQATTDDPLAHDAYLRGLYLFGLRGEVGMLGAIREFTQAVELDSTYAAAYAGLALTWWLAPFYTDSTTQEHAFRTAAAYAERALELGPELAEAHTAMALARVSASAKSSQSIGHYERAIALQPGYAPAHQWLGELLSDLGRHEEAIRLGRKAVELDPANIAALLDLGRDYWRARRYPEAIEWLAKSLELDPDFVKSIESLGLVYTWWERWEEGEEALRRAVALGGPDSEAALATALLYRARVESGEPQDVDWARLPGEERPAVRAAILAAAGRRDDAVAELRATLRAEFYYFEAGFNAPYWDFMRDDPEFQTLAARLMRL encoded by the coding sequence GTGACTTTTTTCGATGAACTGAAGCGCCGTCGCGTGGTGCGCGTGGGTCTGGTGTACGGCGCCTTCGCGTTCGCCGCTCTGCAGGGCGCGGACGTGCTGGTCGAGGCGCTTGGACTGCCGACGTGGGCGCTCAGGGCGATGGCCATCGGCCTGATCGTGGGCTTCCCCGCCGCGCTCGCGCTCGCGTGGCTCTTCCAGATCACGCCGGCTGGGGTCCGCAAAGCGGCCGATACGCGAGCCGAAGACGCGGGCCGCGCGGCCTGGCTCACGCCCGCCTCGATGGTGGCTGTCGCCGTCCTGGTCCTGGCCGGAGCCGCGGGCGGCTGGATGGTGCGATCGCTGACGGGGGGCTCCAGCGGCGACGCGTTGCTCGCGGTCGGGGGCCCGTCCATCGCCGTCCTTCCCTTCAACAACCTGAGCGGCAACCCCGAGAGCGACTACTTCGGCGACGGGCTGGCCGAGGAGCTGCTCAACGCGCTCGCGCGCATCCCCGACTTGAAGGTGGCCGCGCGCACGTCGGCCTTCGCCTACCGCGGACGGGACGTGGACGTGCGCGTCGTGGGGCGAGATCTGGGCGTGCGCACCGTCCTGGAGGGCTCCGTGAGGCAATCGGGGGATTCGGTGCGCATCATCGCCCGGCTCTACGACACCGAGGAGGGGATCCAGGTCTGGTCGAACGACTTCGGCGGGCGGCTCGACGACGTTTTCGCGGTCCAGGACAGCATCTCGCGGACGATCGCTCGCTCGCTCGAGGTTACGTTCACCGAGGACGCCCGGCGCTCCATCCGCCAGGCCACCACCGACGACCCGCTCGCGCACGACGCCTACCTGCGTGGGCTCTACCTGTTCGGCCTGCGGGGCGAGGTGGGGATGCTCGGGGCCATCCGGGAGTTCACGCAGGCCGTGGAGCTGGATTCGACCTACGCGGCCGCGTACGCCGGCCTGGCGCTCACCTGGTGGCTGGCGCCGTTCTACACCGATTCGACGACCCAGGAGCACGCGTTCCGCACGGCGGCGGCGTACGCGGAGCGCGCGCTGGAGCTGGGTCCCGAGCTGGCGGAAGCGCACACGGCGATGGCGCTCGCGCGGGTGAGCGCCTCCGCCAAGTCCAGCCAGTCGATCGGCCACTACGAACGCGCGATCGCGCTCCAGCCGGGATACGCTCCGGCACACCAGTGGCTGGGCGAGCTCCTCTCCGACCTGGGGCGTCACGAGGAGGCGATCCGCCTCGGTCGGAAGGCGGTCGAACTGGATCCGGCGAACATCGCAGCACTGCTGGACCTGGGGCGGGACTACTGGCGGGCGCGGCGCTACCCCGAGGCTATCGAGTGGCTCGCGAAAAGCCTCGAGTTGGACCCCGATTTCGTCAAGTCGATCGAGAGCCTGGGACTCGTCTACACGTGGTGGGAGCGATGGGAGGAGGGGGAGGAGGCGCTTCGCAGGGCGGTGGCGCTCGGGGGGCCGGACTCTGAAGCCGCCCTCGCCACCGCACTCCTGTACAGGGCGCGCGTGGAGTCGGGCGAGCCGCAGGACGTCGACTGGGCCCGGCTGCCGGGGGAGGAGCGTCCGGCCGTGCGCGCGGCGATCCTGGCGGCCGCCGGCAGAAGGGACGATGCGGTCGCGGAGCTCAGAGCCACCCTACGGGCCGAGTTCTACTATTTCGAGGCCGGCTTCAACGCTCCGTACTGGGACTTCATGCGTGACGATCCCGAGTTCCAGACGCTGGCCGCGCGCTTGATGAGGCTGTAG
- a CDS encoding DUF4149 domain-containing protein yields the protein MLYYANVTVHVLAAMLWLGGMFFLAVVGAPVLRQIDSAALRGQLFRQLGERFRSTGWAAIGVLLVTGVLNLHYRGVLGSLMEPSLWSSRYGEALAWKLAAVTVMVVVSALHDFVFGPLASRLPTGSAEALKARLQATWLARVNSLVGVVLVVAAVRLARGG from the coding sequence ATGCTCTACTACGCCAACGTCACGGTGCACGTCCTGGCCGCCATGCTCTGGCTCGGCGGGATGTTCTTCCTGGCCGTGGTCGGGGCGCCGGTGCTGCGGCAGATAGACTCGGCGGCGCTCCGGGGCCAACTCTTCCGGCAACTGGGCGAGCGCTTTCGTTCGACCGGCTGGGCGGCGATCGGGGTGCTGCTGGTGACCGGCGTACTCAACCTTCACTACCGCGGCGTCCTCGGGTCGCTGATGGAGCCGTCCCTCTGGTCGAGCCGTTACGGGGAGGCGCTCGCGTGGAAGCTCGCCGCGGTGACCGTCATGGTGGTGGTCAGCGCGCTCCACGACTTCGTCTTCGGGCCACTGGCGTCGCGGCTTCCTACCGGCTCCGCCGAGGCGCTGAAGGCGCGGCTGCAGGCCACCTGGTTGGCGCGCGTCAACTCCCTGGTGGGCGTCGTGCTGGTCGTCGCGGCGGTCAGGCTGGCGCGCGGGGGCTGA
- a CDS encoding DinB family protein: protein MDSAKQVFLDVLDREFATTMRVLRAYPADRLDLRPHEKCKTARELGWVFVSERLFGTVVYNDGFEEMMSGGGASTPEPPESWDEILATLEKAQADFRALVEATPDEELQANVRFLTGPNTMGEISRMDWLWFLLHDEIHHRGQFSIYLRMADGRVPSIYGPTADEPWM from the coding sequence ATGGACTCGGCCAAACAGGTTTTTCTCGACGTGCTGGACAGGGAATTCGCCACGACGATGCGAGTGCTGCGCGCCTACCCCGCCGACAGGCTGGACCTGCGCCCCCACGAGAAGTGCAAGACCGCGCGCGAGCTCGGCTGGGTCTTCGTCAGCGAGCGGCTGTTCGGCACGGTGGTCTACAACGACGGCTTCGAGGAGATGATGTCGGGCGGGGGCGCTTCGACGCCCGAGCCGCCCGAGTCCTGGGATGAGATCCTCGCTACGCTCGAGAAAGCCCAAGCCGACTTCCGCGCGCTGGTCGAGGCGACCCCCGACGAGGAGCTGCAAGCGAACGTCCGCTTCCTCACGGGGCCGAACACGATGGGGGAGATCTCCCGCATGGACTGGCTCTGGTTCCTGCTCCACGACGAGATTCACCACCGCGGACAATTCTCGATCTACCTGCGCATGGCCGACGGCAGGGTTCCATCCATTTACGGGCCCACCGCGGACGAGCCCTGGATGTAG
- a CDS encoding VOC family protein: MTPVLGIHHVTAIAGDPQRNLDFYAGTLGLRFVKRTVNFDDPRTYHFYFADEFGTPGSVMTFFPWPMARRGRPGTGQVGITSFAARSGSVGFWAQRLTERGVTFEGPRRRDAAGKTEHVLSLADPDGLPLEIVGRADAELRTGWAGAAGVPDEHSLRGFHAVTLWLAQADPTTRVLDLLGMRPVAEVDGARRYAAGDGGPGTLVDVREPGDLAPGLGGAGTVHHVAWRMADDDAELEVRARVEAAGLAPTPVIDRSYFHSVYFREPGGVLFELATDGPGFAVDESPERLGEGLMLPARYEPMRAQIEAALPPIRVPGSDDPAQGAGDASAGRAASARAPDLGFVHHFSPPDADAAAGAEGAALLLLHGTGGDENDLLPLGRLLAPGVALLSPRGRVSEAGLLRFFKRVAEGVFDLQDLAIRTEELGDFVEAATRAYDLDASRLVAVAFSNGANIAASLLLRRPSLLRAAVLFSPMLPYDPEETPDLAGAHVFIGAGREDPVAPPAQVEKLAELLRVAGADVHLHWEPGGHALTRAEVDAARAWLEGRLSPRAPA, from the coding sequence ATGACCCCCGTACTCGGCATACACCACGTGACCGCGATCGCCGGTGACCCGCAGCGCAACCTGGACTTCTACGCGGGCACGCTCGGTCTGCGTTTCGTCAAGCGCACGGTGAACTTCGACGACCCGCGTACCTACCACTTCTACTTCGCCGACGAGTTCGGTACCCCGGGCAGCGTCATGACGTTCTTCCCCTGGCCGATGGCGCGCCGCGGCCGCCCGGGGACGGGTCAGGTCGGGATCACGTCGTTCGCGGCCAGGTCCGGCTCGGTCGGTTTCTGGGCGCAGCGCCTGACCGAGCGGGGCGTGACCTTCGAGGGCCCGCGTCGGCGCGACGCGGCGGGAAAGACCGAGCACGTGCTGTCCCTGGCCGACCCCGACGGACTGCCGCTGGAGATCGTCGGCCGCGCCGACGCGGAGCTCCGCACGGGTTGGGCGGGCGCGGCGGGCGTCCCCGACGAGCACTCGCTGCGCGGTTTTCACGCGGTAACGCTGTGGCTCGCGCAGGCCGATCCGACTACGCGCGTGCTCGACCTGCTGGGAATGCGGCCGGTGGCCGAGGTGGACGGGGCCCGGCGATACGCGGCCGGCGATGGCGGCCCGGGCACCCTCGTCGACGTGCGCGAGCCGGGTGACCTTGCGCCCGGCCTGGGCGGAGCGGGCACGGTGCACCACGTGGCCTGGCGGATGGCCGACGACGACGCGGAGCTGGAGGTGCGCGCGCGCGTCGAGGCGGCGGGCCTCGCGCCCACCCCGGTCATCGATCGTAGCTACTTCCATTCCGTCTACTTTCGCGAGCCGGGCGGCGTGCTCTTCGAGCTCGCCACCGACGGGCCTGGCTTCGCCGTGGACGAATCGCCCGAGCGACTGGGAGAGGGCCTCATGCTGCCGGCCCGCTACGAGCCGATGCGCGCGCAGATCGAAGCCGCGCTGCCGCCGATTCGGGTGCCGGGTAGCGACGACCCTGCCCAGGGTGCCGGCGACGCATCGGCCGGACGCGCGGCGTCCGCCCGGGCGCCGGACCTTGGCTTCGTACACCATTTCTCCCCGCCCGACGCCGACGCGGCCGCGGGTGCGGAGGGCGCCGCGCTGCTGCTCCTGCACGGAACCGGCGGTGACGAAAACGACCTGCTGCCGCTGGGTCGCCTGCTGGCGCCCGGGGTGGCGCTGCTGAGCCCACGCGGAAGGGTCAGCGAAGCGGGCCTGCTGCGCTTCTTCAAGCGGGTCGCGGAGGGCGTGTTCGACCTCCAGGACCTGGCGATCCGGACCGAGGAGTTGGGCGATTTCGTCGAGGCCGCTACGCGCGCGTATGATCTGGACGCAAGCCGCCTGGTCGCGGTCGCCTTCTCCAACGGCGCGAACATCGCCGCGAGCCTTCTGCTGCGCCGACCAAGCCTGCTTCGGGCAGCCGTGCTGTTCAGCCCCATGCTGCCCTACGATCCGGAGGAGACCCCGGACCTGGCCGGCGCCCACGTCTTCATCGGAGCCGGCCGGGAAGATCCGGTTGCGCCGCCCGCGCAGGTCGAGAAGCTGGCCGAGTTACTGCGGGTAGCGGGCGCCGACGTTCATCTCCACTGGGAGCCGGGCGGGCACGCGCTGACGCGCGCGGAGGTAGACGCGGCGCGCGCGTGGCTGGAGGGTAGGCTCAGCCCCCGCGCGCCAGCCTGA